One Methylobacterium sp. 77 DNA window includes the following coding sequences:
- the atpA gene encoding F0F1 ATP synthase subunit alpha, which produces MDIRAAEISAILKEQIKNFGQEAEVTEVGQVLSVGDGIARAYGLDSVQAGEMVEFESGVRGMALNLEQDNVGIVIFGSDRDIKEGQTVKRTGAIVDVPVGKALLGRVVDALGNPIDGKGPIATTERRRVDVKAPGIIPRKSVHEPMATGLKAIDALIPVGRGQRELIIGDRQTGKTAIALDTILNQKPAHAGTDENAKLYCVYVAIGQKRSTVAQFVKSLEDNGALEYSIVIAATASDAAPMQFIAPFAGCAMGEYFRDNGMHAVIVYDDLSKQAVAYRQMSLLLRRPPGREAYPGDVFYLHSRLLERAAKMGDAAGNGSLTALPVIETQANDVSAYIPTNVISITDGQIFLETDLFYQGIRPAVNVGLSVSRVGSSAQTKAMKKVAGKIKGELAQYREMAAFAQFGSDLDASTQKLLNRGSRLTELLKQPQFSPLKMEEQVAVIYAGVNGYLDALPVSKVRPFEDALLSTLRTKHADLLTKIRDSKDLSDDSAKTLKGVVESVAKSLA; this is translated from the coding sequence ATGGACATCCGCGCTGCCGAGATCTCCGCGATCCTGAAAGAGCAGATCAAGAATTTCGGCCAGGAAGCCGAAGTGACCGAGGTGGGCCAGGTGCTCTCCGTCGGTGACGGTATCGCCCGTGCCTACGGCCTCGACAGCGTCCAGGCCGGCGAGATGGTCGAGTTCGAGTCCGGCGTGCGCGGCATGGCCCTCAACCTCGAGCAGGACAACGTCGGCATCGTGATCTTCGGGTCCGATCGCGACATCAAGGAAGGCCAGACCGTCAAGCGCACCGGCGCCATCGTCGACGTTCCCGTCGGCAAGGCGCTGCTCGGCCGCGTCGTCGACGCGCTGGGCAACCCGATCGACGGCAAGGGCCCCATCGCCACGACCGAGCGTCGCCGCGTCGACGTGAAGGCGCCGGGCATCATTCCGCGCAAGTCGGTTCATGAGCCGATGGCCACCGGCCTCAAGGCCATCGACGCGCTGATCCCCGTCGGCCGCGGCCAGCGCGAGCTGATCATCGGCGATCGCCAGACCGGCAAGACCGCCATCGCTCTCGACACGATCCTCAACCAGAAGCCGGCCCATGCGGGCACCGACGAGAACGCCAAGCTCTATTGCGTCTACGTCGCCATCGGCCAGAAGCGCTCCACGGTCGCCCAGTTCGTGAAGTCCCTGGAGGACAACGGCGCGCTCGAATATTCCATCGTCATCGCCGCCACCGCTTCGGACGCCGCGCCGATGCAGTTCATCGCCCCCTTCGCCGGTTGCGCCATGGGCGAGTATTTCCGCGATAACGGCATGCACGCCGTGATCGTTTACGACGATCTCTCCAAGCAGGCCGTGGCCTACCGCCAGATGTCGCTTCTGCTGCGCCGCCCGCCGGGCCGCGAAGCTTACCCGGGCGACGTGTTCTATCTCCACTCGCGCCTGCTCGAGCGCGCCGCCAAGATGGGCGACGCTGCCGGCAACGGATCGCTGACCGCGCTGCCGGTCATCGAGACCCAGGCCAACGACGTCTCGGCCTACATCCCGACCAACGTGATCTCGATCACCGACGGCCAGATCTTCCTCGAGACCGACCTGTTCTACCAGGGCATCCGTCCGGCGGTGAATGTCGGCCTTTCGGTCTCCCGCGTGGGCTCCTCGGCCCAGACGAAGGCGATGAAGAAGGTCGCCGGCAAGATCAAGGGCGAGCTCGCCCAGTACCGCGAGATGGCGGCGTTCGCGCAGTTCGGCTCGGATCTCGACGCCTCGACTCAGAAGCTTCTGAATCGTGGCTCGCGTCTGACGGAGCTCCTGAAGCAGCCGCAATTCTCGCCGCTGAAGATGGAAGAGCAGGTCGCCGTGATCTATGCCGGCGTGAACGGCTACCTCGACGCCCTGCCGGTCTCGAAGGTCCGTCCCTTCGAGGACGCTCTGCTCTCGACCCTGCGCACCAAGCACGCCGATCTGCTCACCAAGATCCGCGACTCGAAGGACCTGTCCGACGACAGCGCGAAGACGCTGAAGGGCGTCGTCGAAAGCGTCGCCAAGTCGCTGGCATAA
- a CDS encoding F0F1 ATP synthase subunit delta, whose translation MAQTSSEAGSPVAGVAGRYASALFELARDERQIDAVAGSLQNFDELLKESADLTRLVRSPVFTGEQQEAAIGAILDKAGITGLGANFIRLAAANRRLFALPDMIRAFRRLVAESKGIVRAEVTVAERPSDAVLEEIKTSLRDVAGSEIDLDLRVDPALIGGLIVKIGSRMVDASLRTKLNGIRLAMREA comes from the coding sequence GTGGCGCAGACCAGTTCCGAGGCGGGTTCCCCGGTTGCAGGCGTAGCAGGTCGCTATGCGTCCGCACTGTTCGAGCTGGCCCGCGACGAGCGTCAGATCGATGCCGTGGCCGGGAGCCTGCAGAACTTCGATGAGCTTCTGAAGGAAAGCGCCGACCTGACGCGCCTCGTGCGCAGCCCGGTCTTCACCGGCGAGCAGCAGGAAGCTGCGATCGGTGCGATCCTCGACAAGGCCGGCATCACCGGCCTCGGTGCCAATTTCATCCGCCTGGCAGCCGCCAATCGCCGCCTGTTCGCATTGCCGGACATGATCCGTGCCTTCCGCAGGCTGGTGGCCGAATCGAAGGGCATCGTGCGTGCCGAGGTGACCGTGGCCGAGCGTCCCTCGGACGCCGTCCTCGAAGAGATCAAGACCTCGCTGCGCGACGTCGCCGGCTCCGAGATCGATCTCGACCTGCGCGTCGACCCTGCTCTGATCGGCGGGCTCATCGTCAAGATCGGCAGCCGGATGGTCGATGCATCCCTGCGGACCAAGCTCAACGGTATCCGACTCGCGATGCGGGAAGCCTGA
- a CDS encoding DsbA family protein: MNITRRSLLATSAGLSCLVASPGAVRAQGYGQTFKVDNDDGRPVANTRLPGEIVGEIPALKGVTYVGPREAEITLYEFFDYNCPYCRKAAVDMVSLSSSDPMLRIGLVNNPILSPQSAQAAKVALAVQRRLGSAAAWTLYQKLLGKPGRVDGTAALQAASSLGVPAAEIEAIGDSEEIRLALKAQMRMAADLGLAATPSYVLGNIGLLGHPGPRSLAKMIGAMRRCDQISC, translated from the coding sequence ATGAACATCACCCGCCGGAGCCTCCTCGCCACATCCGCCGGATTGTCCTGTCTCGTCGCGTCTCCGGGTGCCGTGCGTGCCCAGGGCTACGGCCAGACCTTCAAGGTCGATAACGACGATGGTCGACCGGTCGCCAACACGCGGCTTCCCGGAGAGATCGTCGGCGAAATTCCAGCCTTGAAGGGCGTCACCTATGTCGGTCCGCGCGAGGCGGAGATCACGCTCTACGAGTTTTTCGACTACAATTGTCCGTATTGCCGGAAGGCGGCGGTGGACATGGTGTCCCTCTCTTCCAGCGATCCCATGCTGCGCATAGGGCTCGTCAACAATCCGATCCTGTCACCGCAATCGGCGCAGGCGGCCAAGGTGGCCCTCGCAGTTCAACGCAGGCTCGGGTCCGCAGCTGCCTGGACGCTGTATCAAAAGCTCCTCGGCAAGCCCGGTCGGGTCGACGGCACGGCCGCGTTGCAGGCCGCGTCGTCATTGGGTGTGCCCGCCGCGGAGATCGAGGCGATCGGCGACAGCGAAGAGATTCGCCTCGCCTTGAAGGCGCAGATGCGGATGGCCGCCGATCTCGGTCTTGCGGCGACACCCTCCTATGTTCTCGGCAATATCGGCCTTCTCGGGCATCCGGGTCCCAGGTCGCTGGCAAAGATGATCGGGGCGATGCGCCGCTGCGATCAGATCTCCTGCTGA
- a CDS encoding PAS domain-containing methyl-accepting chemotaxis protein, with the protein MNFFADSHRQSRIDALDRSQAVIEFKTDGTILTANKNFLDAVGYELAEIQGKHHSLFVDPAFRESPTYRAFWVALAGGTFQSGEFKRIGKDGREIWLQATYNPILGRDGRPTRIVKFASDVTEQVNRSTDQEGKVKALDRSQAVIEFTLDGTILTANKNFLDVTGYRLDEIQGRHHSLFVDPDFRASAEYRSFWDNLGQGEYQSGEYRRMAKGDREIFIQGSYNPIFDREGRPLKVVKFAIDVTRQVLERQSRAALQVSIASDLNAIAGAASGASRQAGQAAQASTQVSSDIQTVASGAEELAASVSEISMQVTHASEISGQAVKQAQETSAIITGLSGAATRIGEVVALIQGIAAQTNLLALNATIEAARAGEAGRGFAVVATEVKALAAQTSKATEQISAQILSTQQATREAVGAISSIQSTIMTLNEVASAISAAVEEQSAVTREMSSSMQTASNGVTLITESLDEIARSTEEVDTATQKVRIASSAA; encoded by the coding sequence ATGAACTTTTTCGCTGATAGCCATCGGCAATCCCGGATCGATGCACTGGATCGCTCGCAGGCGGTCATCGAGTTCAAGACCGACGGGACCATCCTGACGGCGAACAAGAACTTCCTCGACGCGGTCGGCTACGAGCTCGCCGAGATCCAGGGCAAACACCACAGCCTGTTCGTCGACCCGGCCTTCAGGGAGAGCCCGACCTATCGCGCCTTCTGGGTCGCGCTCGCCGGCGGCACCTTCCAGTCCGGCGAGTTCAAGCGCATCGGCAAGGACGGCCGCGAGATCTGGCTGCAGGCCACCTACAATCCCATCCTCGGCCGCGACGGCCGGCCCACCCGGATCGTCAAGTTCGCCTCCGACGTCACCGAGCAGGTCAACCGGAGCACCGACCAGGAAGGTAAGGTCAAGGCCCTCGACCGCTCGCAGGCGGTGATCGAGTTCACCCTCGACGGCACGATCCTCACCGCCAACAAGAACTTCCTCGACGTGACGGGATACCGCCTCGACGAGATCCAGGGCCGCCACCATAGCCTGTTCGTCGATCCGGACTTCCGGGCGAGCGCGGAGTACAGGAGCTTCTGGGACAACCTCGGCCAGGGCGAGTACCAGTCCGGCGAGTACAGGCGCATGGCCAAGGGCGACCGCGAGATCTTCATCCAGGGCAGCTACAACCCGATCTTCGATCGCGAGGGCCGTCCGCTCAAGGTGGTCAAGTTCGCCATCGACGTCACCCGCCAGGTGCTCGAGCGCCAGAGCCGCGCCGCCCTCCAGGTCTCCATCGCCAGCGATCTCAACGCCATCGCCGGCGCCGCCTCGGGCGCCTCGCGCCAGGCCGGTCAGGCCGCCCAGGCCTCGACCCAGGTCTCGTCCGACATCCAGACCGTCGCCTCCGGCGCCGAGGAACTGGCCGCCTCGGTCTCCGAGATCAGCATGCAGGTCACCCACGCCTCCGAGATCTCCGGCCAGGCGGTCAAGCAGGCCCAGGAGACCAGCGCCATCATCACCGGCCTCTCGGGCGCCGCGACCCGCATCGGCGAGGTCGTCGCCCTGATCCAGGGCATCGCCGCCCAGACCAACCTGCTGGCGCTCAACGCCACGATCGAGGCGGCGCGCGCCGGCGAGGCGGGCCGCGGCTTCGCGGTGGTCGCCACCGAAGTCAAGGCGCTCGCCGCCCAGACCTCCAAGGCCACCGAGCAGATCAGCGCCCAGATCCTGTCGACCCAGCAGGCGACCCGCGAGGCGGTGGGCGCGATCTCCTCGATCCAGAGCACGATCATGACCCTCAACGAGGTCGCCAGCGCCATCTCGGCGGCGGTGGAGGAACAGAGCGCCGTCACCCGCGAGATGTCCTCCAGCATGCAGACCGCCTCCAACGGCGTCACCCTCATCACCGAAAGTCTCGACGAGATCGCCCGATCCACCGAAGAGGTCGACACCGCAACCCAGAAAGTCAGGATCGCGTCGAGCGCCGCCTGA
- a CDS encoding 2-hydroxychromene-2-carboxylate isomerase: MPRRPTLEFWYEFASTYSYLAAMRIDGMAEAAGVEVRWRPFLVGPIFAGQGWNSSPFNLFPAKGRHMWRDVEREVARQGLPPLTRPDPFPQNSLSATRAATYGMDYDWLVPFSKAVYETEFSAGQSIAEPQAVVGILNGLGLDGTVILKAAASEGNRGRLRVNGEEARSRGIFGAPTFLTGDGELFWGNDRLEQALAWAIGDRPGAMR; encoded by the coding sequence ATGCCGCGACGGCCGACCCTCGAATTCTGGTACGAATTCGCCTCGACCTACTCGTACCTGGCGGCCATGCGGATCGATGGGATGGCGGAAGCCGCCGGCGTCGAGGTGCGCTGGCGGCCGTTCCTGGTCGGACCGATTTTTGCCGGCCAGGGCTGGAATTCTTCGCCATTCAATCTCTTCCCGGCGAAGGGACGGCATATGTGGCGAGACGTGGAGCGTGAGGTGGCGCGACAGGGCCTGCCGCCTCTGACGCGACCCGATCCGTTTCCGCAGAACAGCCTCAGCGCGACCCGCGCAGCCACCTACGGCATGGATTACGACTGGCTCGTTCCATTCTCGAAGGCCGTCTACGAGACCGAATTCTCCGCCGGACAATCCATCGCCGAGCCCCAGGCGGTGGTCGGAATCCTGAACGGACTCGGTCTCGATGGGACGGTGATCCTCAAGGCGGCGGCGTCGGAGGGCAACAGGGGACGCCTGCGCGTCAATGGCGAGGAGGCGCGGTCGCGTGGCATCTTCGGTGCACCGACGTTCCTGACCGGGGATGGAGAATTGTTCTGGGGGAATGACCGTCTGGAACAGGCACTCGCCTGGGCGATCGGAGACCGCCCCGGAGCGATGCGTTAG
- a CDS encoding argininosuccinate synthase, protein MSDANPKPVNKVVLAYSGGLDTSIILKWLQTTYGCEVITFTADLGQGEELEPARRKAELLGIKPENIFIEDLREEFVRDYVFPMFRANAVYEGVYLLGTSIARPLIAKKQIEIAERLGADAVCHGATGKGNDQVRFELGYYALKPDVTVIAPWREWDLKSREQLIAFAEQHQIPISKDKRGESPFSVDANLLHASSEGKVLEDPADEVPDYVYSRTLSPEEAPDTPTIVTIGFEKGDAVSIDGEMLSPASLLAKLNQFGHDNGIGRLDLVENRFVGMKSRGMYETPGGTILLPAHRAIESITLDRGAAHLKDQIMPQYAELIYNGFWFSPEREMLQALIDKSQEMVTGEVRLKLYKGGIHVIGRTSPNSLYDQDLVTFEEGAVAYDHRDAAGFIKLNALRLRTLAQRKKKLGA, encoded by the coding sequence ATGTCAGACGCGAATCCGAAGCCCGTCAACAAGGTCGTGCTCGCCTATTCCGGTGGCCTCGACACCTCGATCATCCTGAAATGGCTACAGACCACCTATGGCTGCGAGGTCATCACCTTCACGGCCGATCTGGGCCAGGGCGAAGAGCTCGAGCCGGCACGCAGAAAAGCCGAGTTGCTCGGCATCAAGCCCGAGAACATCTTCATCGAGGACCTGCGCGAGGAATTCGTACGCGATTACGTGTTCCCGATGTTCCGCGCCAACGCGGTCTACGAGGGCGTCTATCTGCTCGGCACCTCGATCGCCCGCCCGCTGATCGCCAAGAAGCAGATCGAGATCGCCGAGCGGCTCGGTGCCGACGCGGTGTGTCACGGCGCCACCGGCAAGGGCAACGATCAGGTTCGTTTCGAGCTCGGCTACTACGCCCTGAAGCCCGACGTGACCGTCATCGCCCCCTGGCGCGAATGGGACCTCAAGAGCCGCGAGCAGCTCATCGCCTTCGCCGAGCAGCATCAGATTCCGATCTCGAAGGACAAGCGCGGCGAGAGCCCGTTTTCCGTCGACGCCAACCTCCTGCACGCCTCCTCGGAGGGCAAGGTCCTCGAGGATCCGGCCGACGAGGTGCCGGATTACGTCTACTCGCGGACCCTCTCGCCGGAAGAAGCGCCCGATACCCCCACCATCGTCACCATCGGCTTCGAGAAGGGCGATGCGGTCTCCATCGACGGCGAGATGCTGTCGCCGGCCTCCCTGCTCGCCAAGCTCAACCAATTCGGCCACGACAACGGCATCGGCCGGCTCGATCTCGTCGAGAACCGCTTCGTCGGCATGAAGAGCCGGGGCATGTACGAGACGCCGGGCGGCACGATCCTGCTGCCGGCCCACCGCGCCATCGAGTCGATCACGCTGGATCGCGGGGCGGCCCATCTCAAGGACCAGATCATGCCGCAATATGCGGAGCTGATCTATAACGGCTTCTGGTTCTCGCCGGAGCGCGAGATGCTCCAGGCCCTCATCGACAAGAGCCAGGAGATGGTCACCGGCGAAGTCCGTCTGAAGCTCTACAAGGGCGGCATCCACGTCATCGGCCGCACCAGCCCGAACTCGCTCTACGATCAGGACCTCGTGACCTTCGAAGAGGGGGCCGTCGCCTACGACCACCGCGACGCGGCGGGCTTCATCAAGCTCAATGCCCTGCGCCTGCGGACGCTTGCCCAACGCAAGAAGAAGCTCGGGGCGTAA
- the mtgA gene encoding monofunctional biosynthetic peptidoglycan transglycosylase: MLLPVVVLALILVLGLVYSALTPPSTLMLARWLTLKPVSREVVALEAISPLLVQAIIASEDQRFCLHNGVDWGALRDVVDDDEGPSRGASTISMQTVKNVFLWPGRSFIRKGLEIPLAVIADTLWGKRRMMEIYLNVAEWGEGVYGAEAASQRWFGKSARTLNRSEASLLAAVLPNPIQRNPALPSRGVRAVAARIQGRMNAVGGLMGCLR, encoded by the coding sequence ATGCTGCTCCCCGTCGTGGTGCTGGCCCTGATTCTTGTTCTCGGGCTCGTCTATAGTGCGTTGACCCCGCCCTCAACCCTGATGCTGGCGCGATGGTTGACGCTCAAGCCCGTCAGCCGCGAGGTCGTCGCCCTCGAAGCGATCTCGCCGCTCCTGGTCCAGGCGATCATCGCCTCGGAGGACCAGCGTTTCTGCCTGCATAACGGCGTCGATTGGGGCGCGCTTCGCGACGTAGTCGACGATGACGAGGGGCCGAGCCGCGGCGCCTCGACGATTTCCATGCAGACCGTGAAGAACGTGTTCCTCTGGCCTGGCCGCTCCTTCATCCGCAAAGGGCTGGAGATCCCCCTCGCGGTCATCGCCGACACGCTGTGGGGCAAGCGGCGGATGATGGAAATCTATCTGAACGTGGCCGAATGGGGGGAGGGCGTCTACGGCGCCGAGGCGGCGTCGCAGCGCTGGTTCGGCAAGAGCGCACGCACTCTCAACCGCAGCGAGGCGAGCCTGCTCGCCGCCGTCCTGCCGAACCCGATCCAGCGCAACCCCGCACTGCCGTCGCGTGGCGTGCGCGCCGTCGCCGCCCGGATCCAGGGGCGGATGAATGCAGTCGGCGGGCTGATGGGGTGCCTTCGCTGA
- a CDS encoding polyprenyl synthetase family protein: MTSTPSSHASVTADESDAFSHKLSSVADAVETFLAERLGPETQTGEITRPVRLMEAMRHSVLGGGKRLRPFLAVETARMLGGAEAGALAAGSAIELVHCYSLVHDDMPAMDDDDMRRGKPTVHKAYDEATAILVGDALQTLAFEILADATWQPNPSIRADLVLGLAKASGLGGMVGGQILDLGAEGRFGAVSLDVEDTLQLQAMKTGAILAFSVDAGALVGGATPDQRAALWRYGLALGQAFQIADDILDREASPEAMGKATGKDKDAGKATLVDRLGIDGARAECDRLVGLCEEAVSAWGDKARTLREAARFTVARKV; the protein is encoded by the coding sequence ATGACCTCAACGCCATCATCCCACGCTTCGGTCACGGCGGACGAATCGGACGCGTTTTCCCACAAGCTTTCTAGCGTGGCCGACGCCGTCGAGACGTTTCTCGCCGAGCGCCTCGGCCCCGAGACCCAGACGGGTGAGATCACCCGACCGGTACGGCTGATGGAGGCGATGCGCCATTCGGTTCTCGGCGGCGGCAAGCGTCTGCGCCCGTTCCTGGCGGTGGAAACCGCGCGGATGCTCGGCGGCGCCGAGGCCGGAGCACTGGCCGCCGGATCGGCCATTGAGCTCGTCCACTGCTATTCGCTGGTCCATGACGACATGCCGGCCATGGACGACGACGACATGCGCCGGGGCAAGCCCACGGTCCACAAGGCTTATGACGAGGCGACCGCCATCCTGGTCGGCGACGCGCTGCAGACTCTGGCCTTCGAAATCCTGGCCGATGCGACCTGGCAGCCGAACCCGTCGATCCGCGCCGACCTCGTCCTCGGCCTCGCCAAGGCGTCGGGCCTCGGCGGCATGGTCGGCGGCCAGATTCTCGACCTCGGCGCGGAAGGCCGCTTCGGCGCCGTGTCCCTCGATGTCGAGGACACGCTCCAGCTCCAGGCGATGAAGACCGGCGCCATCCTCGCCTTCTCGGTGGATGCGGGTGCCCTCGTGGGTGGCGCGACGCCGGACCAGCGCGCCGCTTTGTGGCGCTACGGCCTCGCATTGGGCCAGGCCTTCCAGATCGCCGACGACATCCTCGATCGCGAAGCCTCGCCGGAAGCGATGGGCAAGGCCACCGGCAAGGACAAGGATGCCGGCAAGGCGACCCTCGTCGACCGCCTCGGCATCGACGGTGCCCGCGCCGAATGCGATCGCCTCGTCGGACTTTGCGAAGAGGCCGTGTCCGCCTGGGGTGACAAGGCCCGCACCCTGCGTGAGGCCGCGCGGTTCACGGTGGCCCGCAAGGTCTGA
- a CDS encoding SulP family inorganic anion transporter, whose protein sequence is MNRQSFRSEWAPDITRELLAGTVVALALIPEAIAFSIIAGVDPKVGLYASFCIAVISAFAGGRPAMISAATGAMSLVMVTLVKEHGLGYLFAATILTGLFQIVASAVRLGNLMRFVSRSVVTGFVNALAILIFLAQMPELIGRGPIVYAMTAIGLAMIYGLPYLTKAVPSPLVTILVLTGAAMWFGFDIRNVGDMGALPGELPVFALPQVPFTLETLRIILPYALTLAMVGLLESMMTAAILDEMTDTTSDKNRECAGQGLANVTAGLFGGMAGCAMIGQSVINVSSGGRGRLSTLWAGAFLLFLIVVLGPYVARIPMAALVAVMIMVSINTFQWNSVRTLLTHPKSSSAVMLGTVAVVVTTHDLAKGVLFGVILSGLFFAHKVTRFFGISSVRDEARRIRTYRVTGQIFFATAEAFHSAFDFREDDLKGVAIDCSASHFWDITSINALDRVVLKFRHHGIPVEIIGMNAATATLVDRVGTHQKPGAVLAGSDH, encoded by the coding sequence ATGAACCGTCAGTCCTTTCGGAGCGAGTGGGCTCCGGACATCACGCGTGAACTCCTGGCCGGAACGGTCGTCGCCCTGGCGCTGATCCCGGAAGCCATCGCCTTCTCGATCATCGCGGGCGTCGACCCGAAGGTCGGGCTCTACGCCTCGTTCTGCATCGCCGTCATATCCGCCTTCGCCGGCGGGCGGCCTGCCATGATCTCGGCGGCCACCGGCGCGATGTCCCTCGTCATGGTAACGCTGGTGAAGGAGCACGGGCTCGGCTACCTGTTCGCGGCGACCATCCTCACCGGCCTGTTCCAGATCGTCGCGAGCGCGGTGCGCCTCGGCAACCTCATGCGCTTCGTCTCGCGCTCGGTGGTCACCGGCTTCGTCAACGCATTGGCGATCCTGATCTTCCTCGCGCAGATGCCCGAACTGATCGGCCGCGGGCCGATCGTCTACGCCATGACCGCCATCGGCCTCGCGATGATCTACGGCTTGCCCTACCTGACGAAGGCCGTCCCCTCCCCGCTCGTCACCATCCTCGTCCTCACCGGAGCCGCGATGTGGTTCGGGTTCGACATCAGGAATGTCGGCGACATGGGCGCCCTGCCCGGCGAACTGCCGGTCTTCGCGCTGCCCCAGGTGCCGTTCACCCTGGAGACCCTGCGGATCATCCTGCCCTACGCGCTCACGCTAGCGATGGTCGGGCTGCTGGAAAGCATGATGACGGCGGCCATCCTCGACGAGATGACCGACACGACCTCGGACAAGAATCGCGAATGCGCCGGCCAAGGCCTCGCCAACGTCACCGCCGGATTGTTCGGCGGCATGGCCGGCTGCGCCATGATCGGGCAATCGGTGATCAACGTCTCGTCCGGTGGGCGAGGCCGGCTCTCGACGCTCTGGGCCGGCGCGTTTCTGCTGTTCCTCATCGTCGTCCTCGGCCCCTATGTGGCGCGGATCCCGATGGCGGCCCTGGTGGCGGTGATGATCATGGTCTCGATCAACACCTTCCAGTGGAACTCCGTCCGCACCCTGCTGACGCATCCGAAGAGTTCGAGCGCGGTGATGCTCGGGACGGTGGCCGTCGTCGTGACCACGCACGACCTCGCCAAGGGCGTGCTGTTCGGCGTGATCCTCTCGGGGCTGTTCTTCGCCCACAAGGTGACGCGGTTCTTCGGCATCTCGTCGGTGCGCGACGAAGCGCGCCGTATCCGCACCTATCGGGTGACAGGCCAGATCTTCTTCGCCACGGCGGAGGCGTTCCATTCCGCCTTCGACTTCCGCGAGGACGACCTGAAGGGCGTGGCGATCGATTGCTCCGCCTCGCATTTCTGGGACATCACCAGCATCAACGCCCTCGACCGCGTGGTGCTGAAGTTCCGGCACCACGGCATCCCGGTGGAGATCATCGGCATGAACGCCGCGACGGCGACGCTCGTCGACCGCGTCGGCACCCACCAGAAGCCGGGCGCGGTGCTGGCCGGGTCGGATCACTGA
- the arsH gene encoding arsenical resistance protein ArsH, whose protein sequence is MDKPRPPFDDGMPNLGEAHFVVPSDDHLDRRKRITHAPRFLILYGSLRERSFSRFLAYEAARLLERMGGKVRIYDAHGLPLPDDTTVDHPKVQELRDLSIWSEGHVWVSPERHGTMTGVMKSQIDWLPLSEGSVRPTQGRTLAVMQVSGGSQSFNAVNALRILGRWMRMITIPNQSSVPMAYKEFDEAGRMKPGPLYDRVVDVCEELMKFTLLTRERADYLVDRYSERKERESEVFKAVAADIGIVKR, encoded by the coding sequence GTGGACAAGCCCCGACCGCCCTTCGACGATGGAATGCCGAACCTCGGCGAAGCCCATTTCGTGGTGCCGTCCGATGACCATCTCGACCGACGGAAACGCATCACGCACGCCCCGCGGTTTCTGATCCTGTACGGCTCGCTTCGCGAGCGCTCGTTCAGCCGGTTCCTCGCTTACGAGGCGGCGCGGTTGCTGGAGCGCATGGGCGGTAAAGTCAGGATCTACGACGCGCATGGGTTGCCGTTGCCCGACGACACCACCGTCGACCACCCGAAGGTTCAGGAACTTCGCGACCTATCGATCTGGTCGGAGGGACACGTCTGGGTCAGCCCGGAACGTCACGGCACCATGACCGGGGTCATGAAGAGCCAGATCGATTGGCTGCCCCTGTCCGAGGGTTCGGTGCGACCGACGCAGGGACGAACCCTGGCCGTCATGCAGGTCTCGGGAGGGTCGCAGTCGTTCAATGCCGTGAACGCCCTGCGCATTCTCGGGCGTTGGATGCGGATGATCACCATCCCGAACCAGTCCTCGGTGCCGATGGCCTACAAGGAGTTCGACGAGGCCGGCCGAATGAAGCCGGGGCCGCTCTACGACCGGGTGGTCGACGTCTGCGAGGAGCTGATGAAGTTCACGCTTTTGACCCGTGAACGAGCCGATTATCTGGTGGATCGCTACAGCGAGCGGAAGGAGCGCGAGTCGGAGGTGTTCAAAGCCGTCGCAGCCGATATCGGCATCGTGAAACGGTAG
- a CDS encoding metalloregulator ArsR/SmtB family transcription factor, with the protein MDERQALLAFAAMAQENRLRIVRHLVIAGPDGLAAGSLAKDVGVSTSNLSFHLKELEHAGLIQSKREGRSIIYSAVYPALSGLIEFLMRDCCQGRPEVCDPAVAALFACCTPPEEPARA; encoded by the coding sequence ATGGACGAACGGCAAGCCCTCTTGGCCTTCGCGGCCATGGCCCAGGAGAACCGGCTGCGGATCGTGCGTCATCTGGTGATTGCGGGTCCTGACGGCCTCGCCGCGGGCTCACTCGCGAAGGATGTTGGGGTCTCGACTTCGAACCTCTCCTTCCATCTGAAGGAACTCGAACATGCCGGGTTGATCCAGTCCAAACGGGAGGGTCGCTCGATCATCTACAGCGCGGTTTATCCGGCGCTTTCCGGTCTGATCGAATTCCTGATGCGCGATTGCTGCCAGGGCCGCCCGGAAGTCTGTGACCCGGCGGTAGCCGCATTGTTCGCCTGCTGCACGCCTCCCGAGGAGCCCGCCCGTGCCTGA